One window of Dama dama isolate Ldn47 chromosome 30, ASM3311817v1, whole genome shotgun sequence genomic DNA carries:
- the LOC133049559 gene encoding G-protein coupled receptor 183-like has product MASSTADPSSLVQHTNSCLPHHPPRVASVMLSLFYTALLIFAVLGNVLALRLAYQKDEKINSTGVFLVHLAVSDLLFALTLPGKITYFLLDFSWPFGEGLCRLTAFIFFVNTYSGIYLMTCVSVDRYLAVVRAHQCPRLREPGRARLICTAVWVLATLQTRVFKLCLQLTVCLMNLNCSIDPIVYFFASSRYRKWLRHLLKLKASPSSPSSPPGKASSETQSINQTGGSLPLEENEV; this is encoded by the exons ATGGCTTCAAGCACGGCTGACCCAAGCAGTCTTGTCCAGCACACCAACTCCTGCCTTCCCCACCACCCGCCCCGGGTGGCCAGCGTGATGCTCTCTCTGTTCTACACAGCCCTGTTGATCTTCGCTGTCCTGGGAAACGTCCTGGCCCTTCGCCTGGCCTATCAGAAGGACGAGAAGATCAACTCGACCGGTGTCTTCCTGGTCCACCTGGCAGTGTCCGACCTCCTGTTTGCCCTGACCCTGCCCGGAAAGATCACCTACTTCCTGCTGGACTTCAGCTGGCCTTTCGGGGAGGGGCTCTGCAGGCTGACGGCCTTCATCTTCTTCGTGAACACCTACTCGGGCATCTACCTGATGACGTGCGTGAGTGTGGACCGCTACTTGGCAGTGGTCCGCGCCCATCAGTGTCCCCGGCTACGTGAGCCCGGGCGGGCCCGGCTCATCTGCACGGCTGTGTGGGTCCTGGCAACGCTGCAGACG AGGGTTTTCAAACTGTGCCTGCAGCTCACCGTCTGCCTCATGAACTTGAACTGCAGCATCGACCCCATCGTTTACTTCTTTGCGTCCTCGCGTTACAGGAAATGGCTCCGCCACCTTCTGAAACTCAAAGCATCaccatcctctccctcctccccaccggGAAAAGCTTCCTCAGAAACACAAAGTATCAACCAGACGGGAGGCTCCTTGCccttggaggagaatgaagtctaA